A DNA window from Parabacteroides johnsonii DSM 18315 contains the following coding sequences:
- the pheS gene encoding phenylalanine--tRNA ligase subunit alpha, whose product MINKINALLKEIENLKAANAEELEVLRIKYLSKKGEISLLMNDFRNVAADQKREVGQHLNKLKEATQNRINELKASFENVQTTNDDIDLTRTAYPIELGTRHPLSLVKKEICDIFGRLGFSIAEGPEIEDDWHVFSSLNFAEDHPARDMQDTFFIQHNPDVLLRTHTSSVQTRVMENQEPPIRIICPGRVYRNEAISYRAHCFFHQVEALYVDKNVSFADLKQALLFFAKEMFSADTKIRLRPSYFPFTEPSAEMDISCNICGGKGCPFCKGTGWVEILGCGMVDPNVLENCGIDSKVYSGYALGMGIERITNLKYQVKDLRMFSENDVRFLRQFESAN is encoded by the coding sequence ATGATCAATAAGATTAACGCTCTGCTTAAGGAAATAGAGAACCTGAAAGCGGCAAACGCTGAAGAACTGGAAGTATTACGCATTAAATACCTCAGCAAAAAGGGTGAAATATCCTTGCTGATGAACGATTTCCGCAATGTAGCGGCAGATCAGAAGCGTGAAGTCGGCCAGCACCTCAACAAACTGAAAGAGGCAACCCAAAATAGAATAAACGAGCTGAAAGCCAGCTTCGAGAATGTACAGACGACGAACGATGACATCGACCTCACCCGTACAGCCTATCCTATCGAATTAGGTACCCGCCATCCGCTTTCACTCGTAAAGAAAGAAATCTGCGACATTTTCGGACGTTTAGGATTCAGCATTGCTGAAGGACCGGAAATCGAAGACGACTGGCATGTGTTCTCTTCTCTGAATTTTGCAGAAGACCACCCTGCCCGCGACATGCAGGATACTTTTTTTATTCAACATAATCCGGATGTATTGCTTCGCACACATACTTCTTCCGTACAGACACGTGTCATGGAGAACCAAGAGCCTCCTATCCGTATCATCTGTCCGGGACGTGTATATCGTAACGAAGCGATTTCCTATCGCGCACACTGTTTCTTCCATCAGGTAGAAGCCTTGTATGTGGACAAAAACGTTTCTTTCGCCGACCTGAAACAGGCATTACTGTTCTTCGCCAAAGAAATGTTCAGCGCAGATACGAAAATCCGCTTGCGCCCGTCTTATTTCCCGTTCACCGAACCTTCTGCCGAAATGGATATTTCTTGTAATATCTGCGGGGGAAAAGGTTGCCCGTTCTGTAAAGGAACCGGTTGGGTAGAAATCCTCGGTTGCGGTATGGTAGATCCGAATGTACTTGAAAACTGCGGTATCGACAGCAAAGTATATTCCGGTTATGCTTTAGGAATGGGTATCGAGCGTATAACAAACCTGAAATACCAAGTAAAAGACTTACGCATGTTCTCCGAAAACGATGTCCGTTTCCTGAGACAGTTTGAGTCAGCCAATTAA
- the crcB gene encoding fluoride efflux transporter CrcB translates to MIKVLLLITGGAIGTVFRYGVSTWIQRSMLHSFPFGILSVNVIGSFLIGFCWSIAETCNLSAGARVFLFTGLFGGFTTFSSFALDTMSLMKTGEYKLALLNLLASNVLGLLAVFSGLLLGKNFMSLIK, encoded by the coding sequence ATGATAAAGGTTTTACTACTTATAACAGGAGGGGCAATCGGCACGGTATTCCGCTATGGAGTTTCCACGTGGATACAGCGTTCGATGCTACACTCCTTCCCTTTCGGGATACTTTCGGTCAATGTGATCGGCTCTTTTCTGATCGGCTTCTGCTGGAGTATAGCCGAAACTTGTAATCTATCTGCGGGCGCAAGAGTATTCCTCTTCACCGGACTGTTCGGCGGATTTACCACATTCTCTTCGTTTGCACTGGATACGATGTCGCTGATGAAAACAGGCGAATATAAGTTGGCACTTTTGAATCTGCTCGCCAGCAATGTATTAGGATTGTTAGCCGTATTCTCCGGACTGCTTCTTGGTAAAAATTTCATGTCACTAATAAAATAA
- the nth gene encoding endonuclease III, translated as MRKEERYKGVLNWFNENVPVAETELHYDNPYQLLIAVILSAQCTDKRVNMITPALFRDFPTPEVMAASTPEVIFEYIRSISYPNNKSKHLVGMAKMLMSDFGGVVPSDIDELQKLPGVGRKTANVIASVVYNKPAMAVDTHVFRVANRIGLTNNSKTPLETEKELVKHIPEEQIPIAHHWLILHGRYTCIARKPKCEECGLKPWCKYFLSPKKT; from the coding sequence ATGCGTAAAGAGGAACGATATAAAGGAGTCTTGAACTGGTTCAACGAAAATGTGCCGGTCGCTGAAACGGAATTGCATTACGACAACCCGTATCAGTTGCTTATCGCCGTGATCCTGTCCGCCCAATGTACAGACAAACGGGTGAATATGATCACTCCCGCCCTCTTCCGGGATTTTCCGACTCCCGAAGTTATGGCCGCTTCCACCCCGGAAGTGATCTTCGAATATATCCGGAGCATCTCTTATCCCAACAATAAATCGAAACATTTAGTCGGCATGGCAAAGATGCTGATGTCCGATTTCGGCGGTGTCGTACCATCCGATATCGACGAGTTGCAAAAGTTGCCTGGCGTAGGCCGCAAGACGGCCAATGTCATTGCCTCAGTCGTCTACAACAAGCCAGCAATGGCTGTCGACACACATGTGTTTCGCGTAGCCAACCGTATCGGCCTGACAAACAACAGTAAAACTCCGTTGGAAACAGAAAAGGAGCTGGTGAAGCACATCCCGGAGGAACAAATCCCGATCGCCCATCACTGGCTGATCCTACATGGACGTTACACCTGCATTGCACGCAAGCCCAAATGTGAAGAATGCGGGCTCAAACCTTGGTGTAAATATTTCCTGAGTCCCAAGAAAACATAA
- a CDS encoding CinA family protein, translating into MAIEKEIGECLRARHLTMGTAESCTGGYIAHLITRVAGSSDYFCGGVVSYSNEVKHHVLGVSEESLAQYGAVSRPVVEQMALGAIRVLGCDCAVATSGIAGPSGGSPEKPVGTVWIAAALKDKVVSECYHFGTEREENIWLAARRALRMLQQLL; encoded by the coding sequence ATGGCTATAGAAAAAGAAATAGGCGAGTGTCTCCGTGCCCGTCACCTGACGATGGGGACGGCTGAAAGTTGTACCGGCGGATATATCGCACATCTGATAACACGTGTGGCCGGCAGTTCCGATTACTTTTGCGGGGGAGTCGTTTCCTACAGCAATGAAGTGAAGCATCATGTTTTAGGCGTTTCGGAAGAGAGCTTGGCACAATACGGAGCAGTCAGCCGTCCGGTTGTCGAGCAGATGGCGTTGGGAGCGATCCGCGTGTTAGGTTGCGACTGTGCCGTTGCCACTTCCGGCATTGCTGGCCCCAGTGGAGGTTCACCCGAAAAACCTGTCGGAACCGTCTGGATTGCTGCCGCCTTGAAAGACAAAGTTGTATCCGAATGTTATCATTTCGGGACGGAGCGTGAAGAGAATATCTGGTTGGCGGCGAGAAGGGCGTTGAGGATGCTGCAGCAGTTGTTATAA